In Vibrio lentus, a single genomic region encodes these proteins:
- the rluA gene encoding bifunctional tRNA pseudouridine(32) synthase/23S rRNA pseudouridine(746) synthase RluA: protein MALEQYTPPREPWTDIVYQDDDILVVNKPAGLLSVPGRLSEHYDSMWSRLVVDFPEIQVVHRLDMSTSGLMLLAKHKQAERHLKKQFQYRLTHKLYYARVWGSVGEAEGLIDLPLICDWPNRPRQKVCFDEGKPSQTRYIVEQQEPQTTLLKLLPITGRSHQLRVHCMELGNPIVGDEFYATPEAFNYSDRLALHACELSFYHPANNQLFKAFVPCEFYPQALPQIEQHFEIAPELPDYSKLKA from the coding sequence ATGGCGTTAGAACAGTACACACCACCACGTGAACCGTGGACTGATATTGTCTATCAAGATGATGATATTCTTGTGGTGAACAAGCCAGCAGGCCTACTTTCGGTACCGGGGAGACTGTCAGAGCACTACGACAGTATGTGGAGTCGGTTGGTTGTGGATTTTCCGGAGATTCAGGTTGTGCATCGGTTGGATATGTCGACATCAGGCTTGATGCTATTGGCTAAGCATAAGCAGGCTGAGCGCCATCTTAAGAAGCAATTCCAATATCGACTGACACACAAACTCTATTACGCGCGAGTATGGGGTTCAGTAGGAGAAGCTGAAGGTTTGATTGATCTGCCGCTTATTTGTGATTGGCCAAATCGCCCTAGGCAGAAAGTCTGTTTTGACGAGGGTAAACCATCACAGACTCGATATATTGTGGAGCAACAAGAGCCTCAAACGACATTATTGAAATTGCTGCCCATTACAGGCCGCTCTCATCAGTTGCGTGTTCACTGCATGGAACTAGGGAATCCAATTGTGGGCGACGAGTTCTATGCAACACCAGAGGCGTTTAATTATAGCGATAGGTTAGCTTTACACGCATGTGAACTGAGTTTTTATCATCCAGCTAACAACCAACTATTCAAAGCTTTCGTGCCATGCGAGTTTTATCCTCAAGCATTGCCACAAATCGAACAGCACTTTGAAATTGCGCCAGAGCTTCCAGACTACAGTAAGCTAAAAGCTTAG
- a CDS encoding D-2-hydroxyacid dehydrogenase, with amino-acid sequence MPKLKVVFLDRATIPSQIHLKPLSFEHQWVEYDFTSPEQVSERIEGADVVITNKVVLNADNLAQAQQLKLIAVSATGVNNVDVGYCKSNNIAVTNVQGYATQSVPEHVIAMLFTLKRNLVGYHQDIEAGEWQKDKQFCFFTHPIQDVAGSTLGLIGSGGLGQATAILAKAIGMNVIFAERKGVDSCRKGYLPFETVLQQADAISLHCPLTEATRNLISERELTMMKPSAVLINAGRGGLVDEQALVEALINHDIAGAGIDVFTQEPADTSNPLLANSHLPNLLLTPHVAWGSDSSIQKLSDILMDNIDRFADGKPQNIVG; translated from the coding sequence ATGCCGAAGTTGAAAGTGGTCTTTCTCGACAGAGCCACCATCCCATCTCAAATACATTTAAAACCTCTTAGCTTTGAACATCAATGGGTTGAGTATGATTTCACTTCGCCGGAGCAAGTGTCTGAACGAATTGAAGGCGCCGATGTGGTTATCACCAATAAGGTTGTGCTCAACGCTGATAATTTAGCTCAAGCACAACAACTTAAGCTGATAGCTGTTTCAGCAACGGGTGTGAACAATGTCGATGTTGGCTACTGTAAGAGTAACAACATAGCGGTGACAAACGTGCAAGGCTACGCGACTCAATCGGTACCTGAACATGTTATCGCGATGCTGTTTACGCTTAAGCGAAACCTCGTTGGTTATCATCAAGATATCGAGGCTGGCGAGTGGCAAAAGGACAAACAATTCTGCTTCTTTACTCATCCGATTCAAGATGTTGCAGGCAGTACATTAGGTTTAATAGGTAGTGGTGGCTTAGGACAAGCGACAGCAATATTAGCAAAAGCGATTGGTATGAACGTCATCTTTGCTGAGCGCAAAGGGGTAGATTCTTGTCGAAAAGGGTATCTACCTTTTGAGACTGTGTTGCAGCAAGCAGATGCGATCAGCTTACATTGCCCGTTGACCGAAGCGACCCGAAATCTGATTTCGGAGCGAGAGCTAACTATGATGAAACCAAGTGCGGTGTTAATCAATGCTGGCCGCGGTGGGTTAGTCGATGAGCAAGCCTTAGTCGAAGCATTGATAAATCATGATATTGCTGGTGCGGGCATCGATGTGTTCACACAAGAACCCGCAGATACGTCGAATCCGTTATTGGCGAATAGTCACTTACCGAATCTATTATTAACACCACACGTAGCGTGGGGCAGTGATAGCTCAATTCAAAAGCTTTCAGATATTCTGATGGATAACATTGATAGGTTTGCTGATGGGAAGCCGCAGAATATCGTCGGTTAA
- a CDS encoding universal stress protein: protein MYKQILVPVDLNDKGFSDKAVELAVWHAKHSNAEIHILNVLPGIHMSMVASYFPKDAANQMKLDVKNQLKEFADKYIDDEVVYKVHVAEGKTYTTILDYAEKLGADLIVMPSHKRSKIDKVVLGSVASKVVQNSPINVLVVKPQG from the coding sequence ATGTATAAACAAATCCTTGTTCCTGTTGATCTTAACGACAAAGGCTTTTCTGACAAAGCTGTTGAATTAGCGGTATGGCACGCAAAGCACAGTAATGCTGAAATCCACATCTTGAACGTATTGCCGGGCATTCACATGTCGATGGTTGCATCTTACTTCCCGAAAGATGCCGCGAATCAAATGAAGCTTGATGTGAAAAATCAGCTAAAAGAGTTTGCTGACAAATACATCGACGATGAAGTGGTTTATAAGGTTCACGTTGCTGAAGGTAAAACCTACACAACGATTCTAGATTACGCAGAAAAGCTTGGGGCAGACCTGATTGTGATGCCTAGTCATAAGCGCTCGAAAATCGACAAAGTGGTACTGGGTTCAGTGGCGAGTAAAGTCGTACAGAATTCACCAATCAATGTATTGGTAGTTAAGCCGCAAGGCTAA
- a CDS encoding TRAP transporter permease has translation MTQTTSPSPDVQEMVAQSDTGARSPRGIQGRILWFVPLCWSLFQLWYASPLPFIFNFAILNDTEARAIHLTFAIFLAFTAYPAMKNSPRDRIPAVDWILALVGSFSASYIYIFYTQLAERSGAPTTFDIVAAVFGMVLLLEATRRALGPPLMVVAAVFLLYTFGGPHMPDVIAHKGASLNKAMSHLWLTTEGVFGVALGVSTSFVFLFVLFGAMLERAGAGAYFIKVAFSLLGHMKGGPAKAAVVASGLSGLVSGSSIANVVTTGTFTIPLMKRVGFSGEKAGAVEVAASTNGQLTPPIMGAAAFLMVEYVGISYVEVIKAALLPALISYIALIYIVHLEACKAGMTGLPRRHTPTIVQSLLSFTGTILGLCVISAAVYYGVGWTKDVFGDAATPIVTVALLIAYVALVRVSAKYAAEGGMDIDAELTEVPDPGPTIKSGLHFLLPIVVLVWCLTVERFSPGLSAFWATVFMIFILITQRPLMTLMNKSDDLAEQTKAGFVDLLESLVSGARNMIGIGVATAAAGTVVGVVTLTGIGLVMTDFVEFISGGSIILMLLFTAVISLILGMGLPTTANYIVVSTLMAPVIVTLGAAHGLIIPLIAVHLFVFYFGILADDTPPVGLAAFAAAAIAKSDPIRTGIQGFTYDIRTAILPFMFIFNTQLLLMGIDSWWHLFLTIFSSVTAVLIFAAATQGWWFTKNKWWETILLLVLTFSFFRPGFWWDMIYPEKVLSPGVEIAQITEGLSVGQSLELRVGGENLEGDYSEKTVRLPFEDSATTSEDRIASMGLMLTKSEGKMIVDMVEFGSPAEAAGIDFDWEIKSVIQDAERPMKEWVFLPSLLILIGLAMNQRRRARKDEISA, from the coding sequence ATGACGCAGACAACATCACCGTCTCCAGATGTGCAAGAAATGGTGGCACAATCAGACACTGGTGCGCGTAGCCCTCGCGGTATCCAAGGCCGTATTTTATGGTTTGTGCCTCTATGTTGGTCATTGTTCCAACTTTGGTATGCTTCTCCGCTGCCGTTCATTTTTAACTTCGCAATTTTAAACGACACTGAAGCTCGAGCAATTCATCTTACGTTTGCCATCTTCCTAGCCTTTACCGCTTACCCAGCCATGAAAAATTCACCTCGGGATAGAATTCCTGCGGTCGACTGGATATTAGCGCTGGTTGGTAGCTTTTCAGCTTCGTATATCTATATTTTCTATACTCAACTAGCTGAACGTTCAGGCGCACCAACAACATTCGATATTGTTGCTGCTGTATTTGGTATGGTTCTACTGCTTGAAGCAACACGACGCGCTTTAGGTCCACCTCTTATGGTTGTGGCAGCAGTATTCCTACTTTACACCTTTGGCGGCCCTCATATGCCAGACGTGATTGCCCATAAAGGTGCGAGCCTTAATAAGGCAATGTCACATCTATGGCTAACCACAGAAGGTGTATTCGGTGTTGCTCTTGGCGTATCAACGTCATTCGTATTCTTGTTTGTACTGTTTGGTGCAATGCTAGAGCGTGCAGGCGCAGGTGCTTACTTCATCAAAGTAGCATTCTCCTTGCTTGGCCACATGAAAGGCGGCCCAGCAAAAGCAGCCGTTGTTGCATCTGGCCTATCCGGTCTAGTGTCTGGTTCATCTATTGCTAACGTGGTTACCACGGGTACTTTCACAATCCCTCTAATGAAAAGAGTCGGATTCTCAGGTGAAAAAGCCGGTGCTGTAGAAGTAGCCGCTTCAACCAATGGTCAGTTAACCCCACCAATCATGGGTGCTGCTGCATTCTTGATGGTTGAATATGTGGGCATCTCGTACGTAGAAGTGATTAAAGCGGCGCTATTGCCTGCTCTTATTTCTTACATCGCCCTGATTTACATTGTTCACTTAGAAGCATGTAAAGCTGGCATGACAGGCCTACCTCGTCGTCACACACCAACTATCGTACAAAGTCTACTGTCTTTCACTGGTACCATTCTTGGACTATGTGTCATCAGTGCTGCGGTTTACTACGGTGTCGGTTGGACAAAAGATGTCTTTGGCGATGCAGCAACCCCAATTGTTACCGTTGCTCTATTGATCGCTTATGTAGCCTTGGTTCGAGTTTCAGCAAAATATGCGGCTGAAGGCGGTATGGACATTGATGCTGAGCTAACAGAAGTGCCAGATCCAGGCCCAACCATTAAGTCTGGTTTACATTTCCTATTGCCTATCGTGGTTCTTGTTTGGTGTCTGACTGTAGAGCGATTCTCTCCAGGTCTTTCTGCCTTCTGGGCAACGGTATTCATGATCTTCATTTTGATCACGCAGCGTCCTTTGATGACTCTGATGAACAAATCGGACGATCTTGCAGAGCAAACCAAAGCGGGTTTCGTTGACCTATTAGAAAGCTTGGTTTCAGGCGCACGTAACATGATCGGTATCGGTGTAGCAACAGCTGCAGCAGGTACGGTTGTAGGTGTGGTAACTCTGACGGGTATCGGCTTGGTAATGACGGACTTCGTTGAATTTATCTCTGGCGGTAGCATCATTCTTATGTTGCTATTCACTGCGGTAATCAGCTTAATCCTAGGCATGGGCTTACCAACAACGGCAAACTACATCGTTGTATCAACGCTGATGGCTCCGGTAATTGTTACCTTAGGCGCGGCGCATGGCCTAATCATCCCTCTGATTGCGGTTCACTTGTTCGTGTTCTACTTCGGTATTTTAGCCGATGATACGCCTCCAGTTGGTTTGGCAGCCTTTGCGGCCGCCGCGATTGCAAAATCAGACCCGATTCGAACCGGTATTCAAGGCTTTACCTACGATATCCGAACAGCAATATTGCCATTCATGTTCATTTTCAATACTCAACTACTATTGATGGGCATTGATTCTTGGTGGCATCTATTCCTCACTATTTTCTCTTCTGTAACTGCGGTACTTATCTTTGCTGCTGCAACACAAGGTTGGTGGTTTACCAAGAACAAGTGGTGGGAAACGATCCTATTATTGGTTCTAACTTTCTCTTTCTTCCGCCCAGGCTTCTGGTGGGACATGATTTATCCAGAGAAAGTTCTTTCACCTGGAGTTGAGATCGCTCAAATCACAGAAGGTCTATCTGTGGGACAATCTCTTGAGTTAAGAGTGGGTGGCGAAAACTTAGAAGGTGACTATTCTGAGAAGACGGTTCGCCTTCCGTTTGAAGATTCTGCGACAACAAGTGAAGACCGCATTGCTTCAATGGGCTTAATGCTGACGAAATCTGAAGGCAAGATGATTGTCGACATGGTTGAATTCGGTAGCCCAGCAGAAGCGGCTGGCATTGACTTTGATTGGGAAATTAAATCAGTTATCCAAGACGCAGAAAGACCAATGAAAGAGTGGGTATTCTTACCATCCCTACTGATTCTAATTGGCTTAGCGATGAACCAAAGAAGGCGTGCTCGTAAGGATGAGATTAGCGCGTAA
- a CDS encoding TAXI family TRAP transporter solute-binding subunit, with the protein MAFTKLIKVGAIAAAVMGAGAVNAQEFITIGTGSVTGVYYPTGGAICKLVNKGRKDHNIRCSVESTGGSIYNVNTIRAGELDFGVVQSDWQYHGYNGTSKFKDQGEYKKLRAMFSLHTEPFNIIARTDAGINNVSDLAGKRVNIGNPGSGDRATMGVVMDAMGWTNDSFKLASELKGSERSQALCDNKIDAFIYMVGHPNGSIKEATTSCDAKLVSATGPQIDKIVAENPYYAYSTVPAGMYRGTDADVNSFGVAATMVTTSDVSDEVAYNVAKAVFENFATFKRLHPAFANLKKEDMVKAGISIPLHPGAVKYYKEVGLLK; encoded by the coding sequence ATGGCATTTACCAAACTTATTAAAGTTGGGGCTATTGCAGCTGCTGTAATGGGCGCTGGCGCAGTTAACGCTCAAGAGTTCATCACAATTGGTACTGGTTCAGTAACGGGTGTTTACTACCCAACTGGTGGTGCTATTTGTAAGCTAGTGAACAAAGGCCGCAAAGACCACAACATTCGTTGTTCTGTCGAGTCTACTGGTGGTTCAATCTACAACGTTAATACCATCCGTGCTGGTGAACTAGATTTCGGTGTTGTTCAATCGGATTGGCAATACCACGGCTACAACGGTACAAGTAAGTTCAAAGATCAGGGCGAATACAAGAAACTTCGCGCTATGTTCTCTCTACATACAGAACCGTTCAACATCATCGCTCGTACCGATGCTGGCATCAACAATGTGTCTGACCTAGCTGGTAAGCGTGTAAACATTGGGAATCCAGGCTCTGGTGACCGTGCAACGATGGGTGTTGTAATGGACGCTATGGGCTGGACTAACGATAGCTTCAAGCTTGCTTCTGAACTAAAAGGTTCTGAGCGTTCACAAGCACTTTGTGATAACAAGATTGATGCATTCATCTACATGGTTGGTCACCCGAACGGTTCAATCAAAGAAGCAACGACTTCTTGTGATGCAAAACTGGTTTCAGCAACAGGTCCACAGATCGACAAAATCGTAGCTGAAAACCCATACTACGCATACAGCACAGTTCCAGCTGGTATGTACCGTGGTACAGACGCTGACGTAAACAGCTTCGGTGTTGCTGCAACTATGGTAACAACGTCTGACGTTTCTGATGAAGTAGCATACAACGTTGCTAAAGCAGTATTTGAAAACTTCGCTACATTCAAACGCCTGCACCCAGCATTTGCGAACCTGAAGAAAGAAGACATGGTTAAAGCGGGTATCTCAATCCCTCTTCACCCTGGCGCAGTAAAATACTACAAAGAAGTAGGCCTTCTAAAGTAA
- the argR gene encoding transcriptional regulator ArgR: MRNTEKQDNLVRAFKSLLKEERFGSQGEIVDALKHEGFESINQSKVSRMLTKFGAVRTRNAKMEMVYCLPAELGVPTVSSSLRELVLDIDHNNALVVIHTGPGAAQLIARLLDSLGKSEGILGVVAGDDTIFITPTLSVTTKQLFDSVCELFEYAG, from the coding sequence ATGCGCAATACAGAAAAACAAGACAACTTAGTTCGTGCTTTTAAATCATTATTAAAAGAAGAACGTTTTGGTTCGCAAGGCGAGATTGTCGATGCACTCAAACATGAAGGTTTTGAAAGCATCAACCAATCTAAAGTTTCGCGTATGTTAACTAAGTTTGGCGCTGTTCGAACGCGCAATGCAAAAATGGAGATGGTTTACTGTCTTCCAGCTGAACTTGGCGTCCCGACAGTTTCAAGCTCTTTAAGAGAGTTGGTGCTAGACATTGACCACAACAATGCATTAGTTGTGATACACACTGGCCCTGGTGCTGCGCAGCTTATTGCCCGCTTATTGGATTCATTAGGTAAGTCAGAAGGCATACTGGGCGTAGTCGCAGGCGATGACACTATCTTTATTACTCCAACCTTGTCCGTGACCACTAAGCAACTGTTTGACTCAGTGTGCGAACTGTTTGAATACGCTGGATAA
- the mdh gene encoding malate dehydrogenase, with the protein MKVAVIGAAGGIGQALALLLKNRLPVGSDLALYDIAPVTPGVAADLSHIPTPVSIKGYAGEDPTPALEGADVVLISAGVARKPGMDRADLFNVNAGIVKSLAEKIAVTCPTACVGIITNPVNTTVPIAAEVLKKAGVYDKRRLFGITTLDVIRSETFVAELKDKDPGDVRVPVIGGHSGVTILPLLSQVEGVEFTDEEIAALTTRIQNAGTEVVEAKAGGGSATLSMGQAACRFGLALVKALQGEENVIECAYVEGEGEHAPFFAQPVKLGKEGAEAILSYGELSDFERNALDSMLETLNGDIEIGVEFAK; encoded by the coding sequence ATGAAAGTAGCTGTTATTGGTGCCGCTGGTGGCATCGGTCAAGCCCTAGCCCTACTACTAAAGAACCGCCTACCTGTTGGTTCAGATCTTGCACTTTACGACATCGCTCCGGTAACTCCGGGTGTTGCTGCCGATCTTAGCCATATCCCAACGCCTGTTTCGATCAAAGGTTACGCGGGTGAAGATCCAACTCCAGCACTTGAAGGTGCGGATGTTGTGCTTATTTCTGCGGGTGTTGCTCGTAAACCTGGTATGGATCGTGCGGATCTTTTCAATGTGAATGCTGGCATTGTTAAGTCTCTAGCTGAAAAAATTGCTGTTACTTGTCCTACTGCTTGTGTTGGTATCATTACAAACCCAGTAAACACAACAGTGCCAATCGCTGCTGAAGTACTTAAGAAAGCGGGCGTTTACGACAAGCGTCGTTTATTCGGTATTACGACTCTTGATGTCATTCGTTCTGAAACGTTCGTTGCTGAGCTAAAAGATAAAGATCCAGGCGATGTTCGCGTTCCTGTTATCGGCGGTCACTCTGGTGTAACGATCCTTCCTCTTCTTTCTCAAGTTGAAGGTGTTGAGTTTACTGACGAAGAAATCGCAGCGCTAACAACTCGCATCCAAAACGCGGGTACTGAAGTAGTAGAAGCTAAAGCGGGTGGCGGTAGTGCGACTCTATCTATGGGTCAAGCGGCTTGTCGTTTCGGTCTTGCTCTAGTGAAAGCACTTCAAGGCGAAGAGAACGTGATTGAGTGTGCATACGTTGAAGGTGAAGGCGAGCACGCACCATTCTTCGCACAACCAGTTAAACTTGGCAAAGAGGGCGCAGAAGCGATCCTTAGCTACGGTGAACTGAGCGACTTCGAACGCAACGCACTAGACAGCATGCTAGAAACGCTAAATGGCGATATTGAGATTGGTGTTGAATTCGCTAAATAA
- the tnpA gene encoding IS200/IS605 family transposase, whose protein sequence is MGDYRSSSHVYWRCKYHIVWTPKYRYKILKDKVGKELYRSIYILCNMKDCEVLELNVQPDHVHLVVIIPPKLSVSSLLGVLKGRTAIRLFNRFPHIRKKLWGNHFWARGYFVDTVGVNEEVIRRYVRHQDKQDIEYEQQLQLLKN, encoded by the coding sequence ATGGGCGATTACAGAAGTTCATCACATGTCTATTGGCGTTGCAAATACCATATAGTTTGGACTCCAAAGTACAGATATAAGATTTTGAAAGATAAGGTAGGAAAGGAGCTTTATCGTTCAATCTATATTTTGTGCAATATGAAAGACTGCGAAGTTTTAGAATTAAATGTTCAACCAGATCATGTTCATCTTGTTGTCATTATTCCTCCCAAGTTATCAGTATCGAGTTTGTTAGGAGTTTTAAAAGGCCGAACAGCAATTCGACTTTTCAATAGATTCCCACATATACGTAAGAAATTATGGGGAAATCACTTTTGGGCTAGAGGGTATTTTGTAGATACGGTCGGTGTGAATGAAGAAGTCATTCGGCGATATGTACGACACCAAGATAAGCAGGACATAGAGTATGAACAACAATTACAGTTATTGAAGAACTGA